A window of the Dickeya dianthicola NCPPB 453 genome harbors these coding sequences:
- the menF gene encoding isochorismate synthase MenF — MNVQQFSDLLRQMHQALNEPLPEQAGFHAITLTLSLQDSSPLLAWLASQPVYPQFYWQHRQEDEEAAVCGQVRVFDDIAHAEDFLQRHDVDDSVRLWGLNAFEQHPVVKTNAAAFLFLPRIALLRQGARLRLRVNLCSETSLRDDARDAQDFLHRLLPPQPLPTLHTRIEAIRHCPDRRQWIELLHLALADIAAGQMEKVVPARATALSLDRPLRATTLMAASRAANYRCYHFMLAFAPHQAFLGSSPERLYRRRHTRLETEALAGTVASDHDDEKAAALADWLMNDVKNQCENMLVVDDICQRLHQAALTLDVMPPEIVRLRKVQHLRRTIQATLRSGTDSECLHLLQPTAAVAGLPRAAARAFLAQHEPFHRGWYAGSAGYLSRQQSEFSVALRSASVAEQQLTLYAGAGIVAGSDPEQEWQELENKAAGLKSLLEDAIS, encoded by the coding sequence GTGAATGTGCAGCAATTCTCTGACCTGCTGCGCCAGATGCATCAGGCGCTCAACGAACCCTTGCCTGAGCAGGCGGGTTTTCATGCAATCACGCTGACCCTGTCGTTGCAGGACAGTTCGCCGTTGCTGGCGTGGCTGGCTTCGCAGCCCGTCTATCCGCAGTTTTATTGGCAGCATCGTCAGGAGGATGAAGAGGCGGCGGTGTGCGGTCAGGTGCGTGTGTTTGACGATATCGCGCACGCTGAGGACTTTTTGCAACGTCACGATGTGGACGACAGCGTGCGTCTGTGGGGGTTGAATGCGTTTGAACAGCATCCGGTAGTTAAGACCAATGCCGCCGCGTTTCTGTTTCTGCCGCGCATTGCCCTGTTGCGACAAGGGGCGCGCCTGCGCCTGCGGGTCAATCTGTGCAGTGAGACTTCGCTGCGCGATGATGCGCGCGACGCGCAGGATTTTCTGCACCGGTTATTGCCGCCGCAGCCGTTGCCGACGCTGCATACCCGTATAGAGGCTATCCGCCATTGTCCGGATCGCCGGCAGTGGATTGAGCTATTACATCTGGCGCTGGCGGACATCGCCGCCGGGCAGATGGAAAAAGTGGTGCCGGCCCGCGCCACGGCTCTGTCGCTCGATCGGCCATTGCGGGCGACCACGCTGATGGCGGCCAGCCGGGCGGCCAATTACCGCTGTTATCATTTTATGCTGGCTTTTGCGCCGCATCAGGCGTTTCTGGGTTCCAGCCCTGAGCGGCTTTATCGGCGGCGACATACCCGGCTGGAAACGGAAGCGCTGGCCGGAACGGTGGCCAGCGATCATGACGATGAAAAAGCCGCCGCGCTGGCAGACTGGTTGATGAATGACGTAAAGAACCAGTGTGAGAACATGCTGGTGGTGGACGATATCTGTCAGCGCCTGCATCAGGCGGCGCTGACGCTGGATGTGATGCCGCCGGAGATCGTCCGTCTGCGCAAGGTGCAGCATCTGCGGCGAACGATTCAGGCGACGCTGCGCAGCGGTACGGATAGCGAGTGCTTGCATCTGTTGCAGCCGACCGCGGCGGTGGCCGGGTTGCCGCGCGCCGCGGCGCGGGCGTTTCTGGCTCAGCATGAGCCGTTTCACCGCGGCTGGTACGCCGGCTCGGCGGGGTATTTGTCGCGTCAGCAGTCTGAATTCAGCGTGGCGCTGCGCTCCGCCAGCGTGGCGGAGCAGCAACTGACGCTGTATGCCGGCGCGGGCATTGTGGCGGGCTCTGATCCAGAACAAGAATGGCAGGAACTGGAAAACAAAGCCGCCGGACTGAAGTCGTTGCTGGAAGACGCTATTTCATAG
- the menD gene encoding 2-succinyl-5-enolpyruvyl-6-hydroxy-3-cyclohexene-1-carboxylic-acid synthase — protein sequence MSTHIFNRRWATVIVEALSHQGVRHICIAPGSRSTPLTLAAASHPTLVCHTHFDERGLGHLALGLAKASGEAVAVIVTSGTAAANLYPAIIEAGLTGERLVILTADRPPELIDCGANQAIRQPGMFASHPTSTLNLPRPTCDIPARWLVSALDNALSELCHGALHINCPFAEPLYGEDDPAAFQDWLQALGDWWHQPQPWLQDARATPLATMQPDWPQWRQRRGVVIAGRVPAPAGERIAAWARQLGWPLIGDVLSQTGQPLACADLWLQHPQAETLRQAEIVVQFGASLTGKRLLQWQAASAPDQYWLVDSLPGRLDPAQHRGSRLVADIVDWLAAHPAVVQPAWAPEVEACAERVFRQAAARLSGDFGEAQLAHRVAELLLPEGQFFVGNSLTIRLVDAFARLPAGYPVYANRGASGIDGLLSTLAGVQRANARPMLAIVGDLSALYDLNGLALLRQPPAPLVLVVVNNDGGQIFSLLPTPEAQREAFYCMPQQVDFRHAAALFGLRYARAQQWSEVQDAVNAGWRQGGTTLLEVVVAPKAGAETLQRLSAEVASW from the coding sequence ATGTCCACACATATTTTTAACCGCCGCTGGGCAACGGTAATCGTTGAGGCGCTCAGCCATCAGGGTGTCCGTCATATCTGCATTGCGCCGGGATCGCGTTCCACACCGCTGACGCTGGCGGCTGCTTCGCATCCGACGCTGGTCTGCCACACCCATTTTGACGAGCGTGGTCTTGGTCATCTGGCGTTGGGGCTGGCTAAAGCCTCCGGCGAAGCCGTGGCGGTGATCGTCACGTCCGGCACGGCGGCGGCCAATCTCTATCCGGCGATTATTGAAGCCGGGCTGACCGGCGAGCGGCTGGTGATATTGACGGCGGATCGCCCACCGGAGCTGATCGACTGCGGCGCCAATCAGGCGATTCGGCAGCCCGGCATGTTTGCCTCGCACCCGACATCAACGCTCAATTTACCGCGCCCCACGTGTGATATTCCGGCCCGCTGGCTGGTTTCCGCCCTCGACAACGCCCTGAGCGAACTGTGCCACGGTGCGCTGCATATCAATTGCCCGTTTGCCGAACCGTTATATGGCGAAGACGATCCGGCTGCCTTTCAGGACTGGCTGCAGGCGCTGGGCGACTGGTGGCATCAACCGCAGCCGTGGCTGCAGGATGCGCGCGCGACGCCGCTAGCAACGATGCAGCCGGACTGGCCGCAATGGCGGCAACGGCGCGGCGTGGTGATCGCCGGGCGGGTACCTGCGCCGGCCGGCGAGCGGATCGCCGCCTGGGCGCGCCAGCTTGGCTGGCCGCTGATCGGCGATGTGCTGTCGCAAACCGGTCAACCGCTGGCCTGCGCCGATTTGTGGCTTCAGCATCCGCAGGCGGAAACGCTGCGTCAGGCCGAGATTGTGGTGCAGTTTGGCGCCAGCCTGACCGGCAAACGCCTGCTACAGTGGCAGGCAGCGTCTGCGCCCGACCAATACTGGCTGGTTGATAGCCTGCCGGGGCGGCTCGACCCTGCACAGCATCGCGGCAGCCGACTGGTGGCCGACATTGTCGACTGGCTGGCGGCGCATCCGGCCGTGGTTCAACCCGCCTGGGCGCCGGAGGTGGAAGCCTGTGCGGAACGGGTCTTCCGCCAGGCGGCCGCCCGCTTGTCCGGCGATTTCGGCGAGGCGCAGCTGGCGCACCGCGTCGCCGAGCTGCTGCTGCCGGAGGGGCAGTTTTTCGTCGGCAACAGCCTGACGATAAGGCTGGTGGATGCGTTTGCCCGTCTGCCGGCGGGGTATCCGGTGTACGCCAACCGCGGCGCCAGCGGCATTGACGGCCTGCTGTCGACGCTGGCGGGCGTGCAGCGCGCCAATGCCCGGCCGATGCTCGCCATCGTCGGCGATCTGTCGGCGTTGTATGACCTCAACGGGCTGGCGCTGCTGCGTCAGCCGCCTGCGCCGTTGGTGCTGGTGGTGGTGAACAATGACGGCGGGCAGATTTTTTCGTTATTACCGACGCCCGAGGCGCAGCGCGAAGCCTTCTACTGTATGCCGCAGCAGGTGGATTTTCGCCATGCGGCGGCGCTGTTCGGGCTGCGCTACGCGCGGGCGCAGCAATGGTCCGAGGTGCAGGACGCGGTAAACGCCGGGTGGCGGCAAGGCGGCACTACGTTGCTGGAAGTGGTGGTGGCGCCCAAAGCCGGCGCTGAAACGCTGCAACGGCTGTCGGCCGAGGTGGCGTCGTGGTAA
- a CDS encoding MFS transporter, which translates to MSSILSSSTPGQSQRLGGKAIQVGRPRVMPAGLAVASASTLGYTGILAGPARRGFITQWSSLSLALDLAARLLLVVSLSIRPLTRSSGA; encoded by the coding sequence ATGAGTTCAATCTTGAGTTCCTCCACGCCTGGTCAGTCACAGCGACTGGGCGGCAAAGCGATACAGGTAGGTAGGCCGCGAGTCATGCCCGCCGGGCTGGCTGTTGCTTCAGCCAGCACTCTCGGCTATACCGGTATTCTGGCCGGTCCGGCGCGGCGCGGCTTCATCACCCAATGGAGCAGCCTGTCGCTGGCTTTGGACCTTGCCGCACGGTTGCTGCTGGTCGTCAGCCTCAGTATCCGTCCTCTTACCCGTTCATCAGGAGCCTGA
- the rcsC gene encoding two-component system sensor histidine kinase RcsC, protein MPLKVTASFQTTLKVSRYMFRALATTLWILGALISVFYVNKELNQRESHLRQIFSLNFEQSLGYIRHTTDVARELRYIAANRFSAPVAPRERGAAAKKTPFAIYRLSSTFDCGEQYEKNLAQLQSLTGFFDQWHDDFSSVYDLNRIFFVDSSQQCIVDFGIRNQSLDSDSLMKSVQERLQNQKSNWIGNRREESLFWVTPGPTPDSGYLYALTPVYVDNHLVTMMGIEQTIRLDDVMLNGDLPFSVRLLDQNDRVLLQFTDNQPGNNLSHYPDSNNYFGYSDGYGVLLMKKALPPTSMTVVYSLPLDVILMSLNTLIINIVLLNLASAICLFLLTRLFERKIFLPAERNAFQLEENEQFNRKIVASAPVGICILRISDGTNILSNELAHNYLSLLTYEDRVRIVRIICEQQSKSLDVVTGRNHHLQISFVHSRYRNENVAICVLLDVSARVRMEESLQEMANAAEQASQSKSMFLATVSHELRTPLYGIIGNLDLLQTKLLPSDANRLVTAMQNSSSLLLKIISDILDFSKIESEQLKIEPSEFAPREVINHIVSNYLPLVVKKRLVLYCYIDPDVPFRLMGDAVRLQQVLSNLLSNAIKFTDTGCIVFQVACCDDGYLVFKVRDTGVGIDTRAVMKLFDPFFQAGTGVQRHFQGTGLGLAICEKLVSLMDGDITIESELGLGSEFGIRIPLYRAHYPQTLPVPDLQGKTYWLQIRNALMERYLLGLLNTGGLDAQRYEEGQPVGRDDVMIFDHVPDTLPNAYAWVEISGMQAGAAQEIRTGYWLYSTAALHELPVLLQRIYRGEDELPTAALSLPSVSYNRTENGGIRLLVVDDHPINRRLLADQLGSLGYQVVTANDGLDALDVLAKNPVDIVLTDVNMPNMDGYRFTQRLREMGQTLPVIGVTANALAEERQRCLQAGMDNCLSKPVTLDTLQQSLSYYSNSVRQNKAVQS, encoded by the coding sequence ATGCCTTTGAAAGTTACTGCTTCTTTTCAGACCACCCTCAAAGTCTCCCGGTATATGTTCCGGGCGCTGGCGACCACGCTGTGGATTCTGGGCGCACTGATTTCGGTTTTTTACGTGAACAAGGAACTGAATCAGCGGGAATCACATCTGCGACAGATTTTCTCCCTCAATTTCGAACAATCGCTGGGGTATATTCGCCATACCACCGATGTGGCGCGCGAGTTGCGCTACATTGCCGCTAACCGTTTCAGCGCGCCTGTCGCGCCACGAGAGCGCGGCGCCGCCGCCAAAAAGACGCCGTTTGCCATTTACCGGCTGTCCTCCACCTTTGACTGTGGCGAACAGTATGAGAAGAACCTCGCTCAATTGCAGTCGCTGACCGGCTTTTTTGATCAATGGCATGATGATTTCTCGTCGGTTTATGACCTTAATCGCATCTTTTTTGTCGACAGCAGTCAGCAGTGCATTGTCGATTTTGGTATTCGCAATCAATCGCTGGATAGCGACAGTCTGATGAAGAGCGTGCAGGAGCGATTGCAGAATCAGAAATCCAATTGGATAGGGAATCGCCGCGAGGAGAGCCTGTTTTGGGTGACGCCCGGCCCAACGCCGGACTCGGGGTATCTGTACGCGCTGACGCCGGTATATGTGGATAACCATTTGGTGACCATGATGGGGATCGAACAGACTATCCGGTTGGATGACGTTATGTTGAATGGCGACCTGCCGTTCAGCGTCAGATTACTGGATCAGAATGACCGGGTCCTGCTGCAGTTTACCGACAACCAACCCGGCAATAATCTCAGCCATTATCCGGATTCGAACAACTACTTTGGTTACAGCGATGGCTACGGGGTCTTGTTGATGAAAAAGGCGCTGCCGCCTACGTCGATGACCGTGGTGTATTCGCTGCCGCTGGACGTGATTCTGATGTCGCTCAATACGCTGATCATCAATATCGTGTTGTTGAATCTGGCATCGGCTATTTGTCTGTTTTTACTGACCCGACTGTTTGAGCGTAAAATTTTCCTGCCGGCGGAACGCAACGCATTCCAGTTGGAAGAAAACGAACAGTTTAACCGCAAGATCGTGGCGTCGGCGCCGGTAGGCATCTGCATTCTGAGGATCAGCGACGGCACCAATATTCTCAGCAACGAACTGGCGCATAACTACCTCAGCCTGCTGACGTATGAAGACCGGGTGCGCATTGTGCGCATCATCTGCGAGCAGCAATCCAAATCGTTGGATGTGGTGACCGGGCGCAATCACCACCTGCAAATCAGTTTTGTCCACTCGCGTTACCGCAACGAGAACGTGGCCATCTGCGTGCTGCTCGACGTCAGCGCCCGTGTGCGTATGGAAGAGTCATTGCAGGAGATGGCTAACGCCGCTGAGCAGGCCAGCCAGTCCAAGTCGATGTTTCTGGCGACAGTCAGTCATGAATTACGCACACCGCTGTATGGCATCATCGGCAATCTGGACTTGTTGCAAACGAAATTGCTGCCATCGGATGCCAACCGGTTGGTGACGGCGATGCAAAACTCTTCGTCGCTGCTGCTGAAGATCATCAGCGACATCCTTGATTTCTCCAAGATAGAGTCGGAACAGCTGAAGATCGAGCCCAGTGAATTTGCGCCACGTGAGGTGATAAACCATATCGTGAGTAACTACCTGCCGCTGGTGGTGAAAAAACGACTGGTGCTGTATTGCTATATCGATCCTGACGTGCCCTTCCGGTTGATGGGCGATGCGGTACGGTTGCAGCAGGTGTTGAGCAATTTGCTCAGTAATGCCATCAAGTTTACCGATACCGGCTGTATTGTGTTCCAGGTGGCGTGCTGCGATGACGGTTATCTGGTGTTCAAGGTGCGGGATACCGGCGTCGGTATCGATACCCGCGCGGTAATGAAATTGTTTGATCCCTTCTTTCAGGCCGGGACCGGGGTTCAACGCCACTTTCAGGGCACCGGGCTGGGGTTGGCGATTTGTGAAAAACTGGTCAGCCTGATGGACGGCGACATCACCATTGAATCCGAACTGGGACTTGGCAGCGAGTTCGGCATTCGCATTCCGCTTTACCGCGCTCACTACCCGCAGACGTTGCCGGTGCCGGATCTGCAAGGGAAAACCTACTGGTTACAGATTCGCAATGCGCTGATGGAACGCTATTTGCTGGGCTTGCTGAATACCGGCGGTCTGGATGCGCAACGGTACGAAGAAGGGCAGCCTGTCGGTAGGGATGACGTGATGATTTTTGACCATGTGCCGGATACGCTGCCAAATGCGTACGCCTGGGTGGAGATTAGCGGTATGCAGGCTGGCGCCGCTCAGGAGATCCGGACGGGGTACTGGCTGTACAGTACGGCCGCGCTGCATGAATTACCGGTGTTGCTGCAACGTATTTATCGGGGTGAGGATGAATTGCCCACGGCGGCGCTGTCCCTGCCGTCAGTCAGTTACAACCGCACCGAAAACGGTGGTATTCGCCTTCTGGTGGTGGATGACCATCCGATTAACCGCCGTTTGCTGGCCGACCAACTCGGTTCGCTTGGGTATCAGGTCGTTACGGCCAATGACGGGTTGGATGCGTTGGACGTGCTGGCGAAGAATCCGGTGGATATTGTCCTTACCGACGTCAACATGCCGAATATGGACGGTTACCGTTTCACGCAGCGGCTGCGGGAAATGGGGCAGACGTTACCGGTGATCGGCGTAACCGCTAACGCGCTGGCGGAAGAGCGGCAGCGCTGTTTGCAGGCCGGTATGGATAATTGTTTGTCTAAGCCGGTAACGCTGGATACGTTGCAGCAGTCGTTGTCGTATTACAGTAATTCGGTCAGGCAGAACAAAGCGGTTCAGTCGTAA
- the rcsD gene encoding phosphotransferase RcsD, producing MPAAIVRFFLLFILLLLLMTGAYSYNYVNSWMTEKKSALTDIAEGMQKRIDAYRFSTDQIYKTLISDPAPPDTPNINLITLMPNVFYAEKSGHKTDALIFGPHDKTTLGTMHRISQYLDVLWGAKTDIYSMYYLNGQDNSLTVVSTQPLKDISSQFRGSYLSSMVESRKTEMLQQANTLDERESFSPLRKLRFYNDYYFTLRTTFNQPGHLATVIAFDLSINDLIPRNMPRDSFILRQQTPPVNADANADNDIPTDIRREGALLEISAQLMNSPIKLVYAIPLGRLATDMLRNNIWAIAFNLALLAISLVGFYTLRRYYARPKDDLSHHLKEQQRMYGEIVSRIPIGVLVYDFSNNKVMVANTLAERLYPHLSLKKISTLAEEHQGVIQATVDNEMYEVRVFHSQHTPSLCLFLLREQDQEILITKKLQLAQREFDKNVSVRKRLFRNLSQEFKQPLSAVHQLALTLRKTDNPPEQQKTVQALIAETSSAIRLMENIALQARLETVEWHLVHDSFSPLTLIDDLMLELLPRIQQKGLKLFNHYKLDPRQTYLGDSELLKKTLSLLLDYSITNTDYGKITLSCEPSAHSPEQLLIRISDTGTDISGMERDNLVHPFATTPLSDRFRHNSGLTLFLCNQLCNKLGGQLQINSRPGLGTQYVLTLKMQPDPLPAEEDEKLLDDITLLLNITSDEVRTIINRMVSNWGADIVVYDERLVSQDAEITITDDPSRMADDTLLVTSDDTLLVPLGHRRLRTNYNISQLLLEGLLKLIEQQLEASPANTLPEERDDIGFYVRQLRNSDYYSLFVDTVPEDLKRLYTETQDGDFLSLAQTAHRLKGVFAMLNLHPGKQLCEALEKLITTQDRAQIETNLRQIEGFVTALLQPGGQQYE from the coding sequence ATGCCTGCGGCTATCGTGCGTTTTTTCCTGCTGTTTATTCTGTTGCTGTTGCTGATGACCGGCGCCTACAGCTATAACTACGTCAACAGTTGGATGACGGAGAAAAAATCCGCCCTGACGGACATTGCGGAAGGAATGCAAAAGCGCATTGACGCCTACCGTTTCTCCACCGATCAGATCTACAAAACGCTGATCAGCGATCCGGCGCCGCCTGATACCCCCAACATCAATTTGATTACGCTGATGCCGAATGTGTTTTATGCCGAGAAAAGCGGCCACAAAACGGATGCCTTGATTTTCGGGCCGCACGATAAAACCACGCTCGGCACCATGCACCGGATATCACAATATCTGGACGTATTGTGGGGCGCGAAAACCGATATCTACTCGATGTACTACCTCAACGGACAGGACAATAGTCTGACCGTGGTTTCCACCCAGCCGCTGAAAGATATCTCGTCACAGTTCCGCGGCAGTTACCTCTCGTCGATGGTGGAATCGCGCAAAACCGAGATGCTGCAGCAGGCGAACACGCTGGATGAACGGGAAAGTTTTTCTCCCTTACGCAAACTGCGTTTTTACAACGACTATTACTTTACCCTGCGCACGACATTCAATCAGCCCGGGCATCTGGCTACCGTCATTGCGTTCGACTTGTCTATCAACGATCTTATCCCGCGCAATATGCCGCGGGACAGTTTCATACTGCGCCAGCAGACACCGCCGGTAAACGCTGACGCCAACGCGGACAACGACATCCCCACCGATATTCGCCGCGAAGGCGCACTGCTGGAAATATCGGCCCAGTTGATGAACTCACCGATCAAACTGGTCTATGCCATTCCGCTGGGCCGGCTGGCCACCGATATGCTGCGCAACAATATCTGGGCGATTGCGTTTAATCTGGCGTTGCTGGCTATCTCGCTGGTGGGGTTCTACACGTTGCGGCGCTACTACGCCCGGCCGAAGGATGACCTGTCTCATCACCTGAAAGAACAGCAGCGGATGTACGGTGAGATCGTCAGCCGCATCCCGATAGGGGTGCTGGTTTACGATTTCAGCAACAACAAAGTGATGGTGGCGAATACGCTGGCGGAAAGGTTATATCCGCACCTCAGCCTGAAGAAAATCTCCACGCTGGCGGAGGAACATCAGGGCGTCATCCAAGCCACGGTGGACAACGAGATGTACGAGGTGCGCGTTTTCCACAGTCAGCACACGCCGTCACTGTGCTTGTTCCTGCTGCGTGAACAGGATCAGGAAATATTGATTACCAAAAAACTGCAGCTGGCGCAGCGGGAATTCGACAAAAACGTCTCGGTTCGCAAACGTCTGTTCCGCAACCTGAGCCAGGAGTTCAAACAACCGTTGTCCGCCGTACACCAGTTAGCGTTGACGCTGCGCAAAACCGATAACCCGCCAGAGCAGCAGAAAACGGTTCAGGCGCTGATTGCCGAAACCAGCAGCGCCATCCGTCTGATGGAAAACATCGCCCTACAGGCGCGGCTGGAAACGGTGGAATGGCATCTGGTCCACGACTCGTTTTCACCGCTAACGCTGATTGACGATTTGATGCTGGAATTGCTGCCGCGTATCCAGCAAAAAGGGTTGAAGCTGTTCAATCACTACAAGCTTGACCCACGCCAGACCTACCTGGGCGACAGCGAATTGCTGAAGAAAACCCTGTCGCTACTGCTGGATTATTCCATCACCAATACCGATTACGGCAAGATCACCCTGTCCTGCGAGCCTTCGGCGCATTCCCCCGAGCAGTTGCTGATCCGCATCAGCGATACCGGCACCGATATTTCCGGTATGGAACGGGACAATCTGGTGCATCCGTTCGCCACTACGCCGCTCTCCGATCGCTTCCGGCACAATTCCGGATTAACCCTATTTCTATGTAATCAACTCTGCAACAAACTGGGAGGTCAACTGCAAATCAACAGTCGACCGGGACTCGGCACCCAGTACGTGCTGACCTTGAAAATGCAGCCGGACCCGCTGCCTGCGGAAGAAGATGAGAAATTATTGGACGACATCACGCTACTCCTGAACATTACCTCGGATGAGGTACGTACCATTATCAACCGAATGGTGAGTAACTGGGGCGCGGATATCGTGGTATATGACGAACGGCTGGTGAGTCAGGATGCAGAAATCACCATTACCGATGATCCCAGCCGGATGGCCGACGACACCTTGCTGGTGACCAGTGATGATACCCTGCTGGTGCCGCTGGGGCATCGCCGCCTGCGTACCAACTACAATATCAGCCAGTTACTGCTGGAGGGGCTGCTGAAACTGATCGAACAGCAACTGGAGGCATCGCCAGCCAATACCCTGCCTGAAGAACGGGACGATATCGGCTTCTACGTCCGTCAGTTACGCAACAGCGACTACTATTCCTTGTTTGTTGATACAGTACCGGAGGATTTAAAGAGACTATATACTGAGACCCAAGACGGCGATTTTTTGTCACTTGCGCAAACAGCACACCGCCTGAAAGGCGTCTTTGCCATGCTGAATCTTCATCCCGGCAAGCAGTTATGTGAAGCGCTGGAAAAGCTTATTACCACCCAGGATCGTGCGCAGATAGAAACCAACCTTCGGCAGATCGAAGGTTTTGTCACAGCATTGCTGCAGCCCGGTGGCCAACAATATGAGTAA
- the menH gene encoding 2-succinyl-6-hydroxy-2,4-cyclohexadiene-1-carboxylate synthase has protein sequence MQCRRVGQPQPGQPWLVMLHGLLGSGEDWQPVLPYLADWPLLLVDLPGHGASRSLPAVDFADVSRQLTALLAQQPVTDYWLLGYSLGGRIGMYHACQGDAAGLRGLLVEGGHPGLASAGDRDARRRHDADWARRFRHEPLDSVLPDWYQQPVFARLSPAQRDRLIALRRGNHGPAVADMLEATSLSRQPCLVDALQQLRVPFGYLCGSQDTKFQALAAQHRLPLLSVDRAGHNAHQANPSAYAERIRQFISHPERKIQYALSQ, from the coding sequence ATGCAGTGCCGTCGGGTTGGTCAGCCGCAGCCGGGGCAGCCCTGGCTGGTGATGTTGCACGGCCTGCTCGGCAGCGGCGAAGACTGGCAGCCGGTGTTGCCGTATCTGGCCGACTGGCCGCTGCTGCTGGTGGATTTACCGGGGCATGGTGCATCCCGGTCGTTGCCGGCGGTGGATTTCGCCGACGTGAGCCGGCAACTGACCGCGCTGCTGGCGCAACAACCGGTGACCGATTACTGGTTGCTGGGGTATTCGCTGGGCGGACGCATTGGCATGTACCACGCCTGCCAGGGCGACGCCGCCGGTTTGCGGGGGCTGCTGGTGGAAGGCGGGCATCCGGGGCTGGCGTCGGCAGGGGATCGCGACGCGCGACGCCGGCATGATGCCGACTGGGCGCGGCGTTTTCGCCATGAGCCGCTGGATAGCGTGCTGCCGGACTGGTATCAGCAGCCGGTTTTTGCCCGCCTGTCGCCGGCGCAACGCGACCGGTTGATTGCATTACGCCGCGGCAATCACGGACCGGCGGTCGCCGACATGCTGGAAGCGACATCGCTATCTCGTCAACCCTGTCTGGTTGACGCTCTGCAACAGCTACGGGTTCCGTTCGGTTACCTCTGTGGCAGTCAGGACACTAAATTTCAGGCGCTGGCCGCGCAGCATCGTTTGCCGTTGCTAAGCGTGGACCGCGCCGGGCACAACGCTCATCAGGCGAATCCGTCGGCGTATGCCGAACGGATCCGCCAGTTCATTTCGCATCCCGAAAGGAAGATTCAATATGCTTTATCCCAGTGA
- the rcsB gene encoding response regulator transcription factor RcsB has protein sequence MSNLNVIIADDHPIVLFGIKKSLEQIEWVNVVGEFEDSTALINHLPKLDANVLITDLSMPGDKYGDGITLIKYIKRHFPHLSIIVLTMNNNPAILSAVLELDIEGIVLKQGAPTDLPKALAALQKGKKFTPESVSKVLEKISASGYGDKRLSPKESEVLRLFAEGFLVTEIARKLNRSIKTISSQKKSAMTKLGVDNDIALLNYLSSVGVSASDKE, from the coding sequence ATGAGCAATCTAAACGTAATTATTGCAGACGATCATCCTATTGTTTTGTTTGGCATTAAAAAGTCGCTGGAACAAATCGAATGGGTTAACGTCGTGGGTGAATTCGAAGACTCGACAGCCCTGATTAACCATCTTCCCAAGCTGGACGCCAATGTCCTGATTACCGATCTATCCATGCCAGGGGATAAATACGGCGACGGCATTACCCTGATCAAATACATCAAGCGTCATTTCCCGCACTTGTCGATCATTGTACTGACCATGAACAACAATCCGGCCATTCTCAGCGCAGTGCTGGAACTGGATATCGAAGGGATTGTGCTGAAACAGGGCGCGCCAACCGACCTGCCCAAAGCGCTGGCCGCGTTGCAGAAAGGCAAAAAATTCACGCCGGAAAGCGTCAGCAAGGTGTTGGAAAAAATCAGCGCCAGCGGTTATGGCGACAAGCGCCTGTCTCCCAAGGAAAGCGAGGTTTTACGCCTGTTCGCCGAAGGATTCCTGGTTACTGAAATCGCCAGAAAACTCAACCGCAGCATTAAGACCATCAGCAGCCAGAAGAAATCGGCCATGACCAAACTTGGCGTGGACAACGATATCGCCCTGCTGAACTACCTCTCTTCGGTCGGCGTGTCGGCGTCGGACAAAGAGTAA